The Pungitius pungitius chromosome 21, fPunPun2.1, whole genome shotgun sequence genome includes the window gattttgGCCTTTTGGTTTGGTACTTaatctccttcatctcacaTCCGCATCGGAACTGTAAACCGAGCCGTTTGTTTCCGCTTCAGAGGATTTTACTGTTGCCGATTTGCACTGTGAAAGGTGAAAGGTAGATTGCGTTACCGGGACAACCAGCAGCGTGGCCAGGAAGTTGTTGATGAAGTCCAGCAGGAAGCTCTCAGAGGAGCGGAGTTTGCCCTCCACGCTGATGGAGCGAGGGACCTCCGGAAGAAGACTGACGGCTGTGTTTAGGAAAGCGTCCGCTGGAGGTCGCGAAACAGAGCGATGAAAAGAGGAACCAAGGAAAAGAGAAGGACGTGAGGGAAGCAGGGGAAGAGATGACAACAAACAACGTGGAGCGTGGTGACGACTGAGGCGTTGCGTAACGTTGCTCACCCTGAGAAAGACACTGATTGGCCAACGCGACCTGGCCAGAGAGCAAATAAAGGCCGAGACGGCTGAGAATGCTGCTGAGAGACGGGATGGTGATGAAGCTGTAGGCAGCGCACGCCTGGAGCAGAGGGGAACGAGAACAGTCTTTGAGTCATCTgaaacccccacccccccgccaccaTAGCAATCGGAGGTCCACTCACCCTGACGAAGGCCGCCGTTTTGCGCGAGTGGCCTCCTCTCATCACCCTGCAGGTCTCCATCGCCAGCTGGTTGACGGTCTGCAAGCGACAGCATTGAGTAGTGAGGACGCTGCGTGCATCGCGGGCACCAAGCTCAAAATGAAAGGCCGGATTGGTACTGACGTGAATGAGCTGCACCAGCACGGGCTCCAGGTTACAGAAGGTGGCTCGGGCCTCCACGCAGAAGCTCAACTGCTGCTCAAAGTCTCGACCAAACGAAACCTGAGCGGCGATGGACACACGGACAgaatgtgggagagagagaggagcgcgTGCACTGAAGGAAATCCCATTGGTGTGTATTCACAACATTTACAGGTCCAATTTAGAGATTTGTTCGTTTAGTCCTTTGTGTCATATAGCTCCATTCAAATAGAGGTGCATGTAAAGGAACCACTGGGCTACCACAGCATTCAATAGAGCTCCattgtttaaagaaaagagaTATTAAAAGAGTCCCGAATGTGTAGCTTATTTGAGTCAATATACACAAGAGCTCCAAATGGGTCTTTACTCTTGATCGAGTAACGTAAGTCTCACCATGCGGATGAAGCCGATGATCAGCAGAGCCAAAGATCTTTTCTCATCCTCAAGAGTGAGAGCGCTACAACACAGCGAGACAGACGGAGATGAACTGAAGACATTAAAATAACTGAaactaagaagaagaaaaaaaaaaaatctaaattatcattgaaataattacaaataaCCAATTCCCCCGGGCCCCTAAAAGACAACTCCagaccaacgcacacacacacaaacaccctacTTGACAGAGTCGTGCATGGTCTTGCAGATGTGCAACATGGCGTTAAGGATGACCGGGTCTCTCGTGGGCTCCTTCTGGTGTCTGCAGCAGACAGAGACCAATCACATTGGTCAGTTaaacctttaaaaacacacatctgtcATCATTTCTCATTCAGACGCCGTCTCTGAGGTGGTTCGTAACCTGATGAAGATCTCCATGATGGATCTGCACACCTCCACCCTCACACTGTCCTTCTGGAACATGTCGAGAAACGGCAGGAAGCGCTCCTGGGGAACGGGAACATTTGGGGCACGTTGTGACACTTTGGCCCGACAAAAGGCCCCCGGAGGGCAAACTGTCCCTCCCAAGCATCCTGAAGGGGCGGGCGCTCACCATGGAGAAGAGGACGGAGAAGTCATGGCAGTAGGCGAGGACCTTCCCGATGACTGACTGCAGCTGAATGCGGGACGAAACAAAGACCAGAGTCACCGCGGATCCGTTTCAGAAGGGCAGAACCGCCCCGTCGGCCAATGAGCCGCTAACCTGAGGGTAAGCGTCCTCGAAGGCCCGGTCGGGGGTCATGTGTTTGATGATGTCAGCCAGGACGGTGTTGATCTCCCGTTTCTAAAGGGCCCACAGGCGAAAGGGAGGTGAGCTTCACGCAAACCCCGAAAAAAAcgttagaaccccccccccctcgcggtgCTTCACTCACGGAGAAGTGTCGGCAAGTGAACTCCACCCAGATCTCGGCACAGTTGACGTAATCCTAAAAACGCACCAAAGAGTCACGTACACGGAGGCATCGGGGACCGGCGTGAGACAGCGGCGTCATTGCCGGCCTACCTGAGGACTTCGGACCTTCGTGACCACCTTCCAGGCTTCGTTAAGGATCGTCAGCCTCTCGGATTCTGGAGGGTCGGCGCAGGTCAGACTGCGACCCAGAGAGCCGAACAACAGATGCTGGAGGCAGGGAGGTTATCGTCATTTCTATTCTTTTCATAAAGGCCGGCTGTGATATTCCTGGAGTGTCCgtgccctctgacctttgggAAGCCGGCCTCGTCGCTCTCTTTGATCATACCGATGAAGTCGGTGGCTCTGGCTGCGACAAACTCTGGCCTGAAGGCCCTCATGACCGAATTCAGCAGCAAAGAACTGCGGGACGACAGCAACACGTTGTGATGTTCGTGACAGAGGGGACATTTGATACCTGTGAGATAAAGCTCTTTGGGAgtactttgtgtttttagttaGCTCAGCAAACCAAAATGTATCTGTTCATCACTATACCATATAACGGAAAGACATGAGGCAGAAGGGTTATACAAATCCCATTAAGAAACATACATCCAGTACAGAAATGACCTTTCACCGACAGGAAAGAAGCGTCCAAATTAAATCCACCTCCCCTTCACGGCGTCTTACTCACTTGTTCCCCAGCTTCTTGcatctctccatcatctccGTTAGCAGAGGCTGACATTGGCAAATACAAAGAgcattaaaaacacagaagCGTTGTGACTGAGCCCCCTGAATAGAACCTTAATTAACATGTTTTGGTTTGATGTGACTGCGTGCCTCTGGCGCTCTGTAGGCGATGCACTGCAGGATCCAGTTGATGGCGGGCGAATAAAGCGTCAGGTACTCGGGCACCTCCACCCGCTGCAGGACCAGCTGGTTCTGGACGCTCTCGCTGCCGATCTGCCGGAAGGCGGCCAGCAGGTCGAAGAAGTTGCGGTTCAGGCTGTCCTTCAGGTGGGGGGCGACTTCCAGGCCCACcttgagagagaaggagaggctATCATCCACGGCCCACTTTTTCcccttcaaccaatcagaacgttGCCTCACCCTGCAGAGGTAGGCCCTGGCGTACGCCGCCACCAGGGGGTCTCCGATCCCTCTGATCATGGCTGTCAACCGAGGGAGCGTCTCCTGAATACCGCTGCGGAGGGACAGAAGGGACCGGTCCGTTGTAAACAATCACACCCCCGAGCCTTTTTAAATACCCCCAccacaaaatgtaattgttatTTAATATATGACATGAATCTGAAAACGTTGAACTGAGGAAGTAGGAGCGAGTTAAGGCAGAATATGCAAAGAACATGGAAGCTGGAGGTGAAACAAACGAACCCTTTGTTGAGGAAGCGGTTGCACTTGAGAATGGCGGTCTCCACGTATCTGTCCACCGAGGTCAAAGGGGCAAATCTCGACACAAGCTGAGGTCTGCGCTGTGGATGTGACGGAGAGA containing:
- the vps35l gene encoding VPS35 endosomal protein-sorting factor-like isoform X2, with amino-acid sequence MAAVQWRSSVRNYHSELQRCRPEAALVDFGDYHPLKPIMVTDTKTRRGARKGSTSSSSSSSSSVPPDPLSSMLDGTDPLSMFAAASATEAPAMPHSASTADLGKKRREKEEEAVGQDFEPWSSKRGDILARFTTTERLSINLFMGSDQGKAPSPGSSAVSEKVRTRLEELDDLEEGSQKELLNLSQQDYANRIEELNQSLKEAWASDQKVKALKIVIQCSKLLSDTSVIQFYPSKFVLITDILDTFGRLVYDRIWTMCSDPQPLPDSFTVDDVNDTAKETCLNWFFKIASIRELLPRLYVETAILKCNRFLNKGGIQETLPRLTAMIRGIGDPLVAAYARAYLCRVGLEVAPHLKDSLNRNFFDLLAAFRQIGSESVQNQLVLQRVEVPEYLTLYSPAINWILQCIAYRAPEPLLTEMMERCKKLGNNSLLLNSVMRAFRPEFVAARATDFIGMIKESDEAGFPKHLLFGSLGRSLTCADPPESERLTILNEAWKVVTKVRSPQDYVNCAEIWVEFTCRHFSKREINTVLADIIKHMTPDRAFEDAYPQLQSVIGKVLAYCHDFSVLFSMERFLPFLDMFQKDSVRVEVCRSIMEIFIRHQKEPTRDPVILNAMLHICKTMHDSVNALTLEDEKRSLALLIIGFIRMVSFGRDFEQQLSFCVEARATFCNLEPVLVQLIHTVNQLAMETCRVMRGGHSRKTAAFVRACAAYSFITIPSLSSILSRLGLYLLSGQVALANQCLSQADAFLNTAVSLLPEVPRSISVEGKLRSSESFLLDFINNFLATLLVVPDHPEHGVLYLVRDLLNKVQNYTWEDNSDAKVRVYISALPLLAAMSQETFHYSIPKVDSNETLYGGDPKFLSEINKLCETLIGQILDNLKALSRDESTRRQGALAFSLFGVLLAHGDLRDSKLSQLVVNLWNLSHKHGCRDTRVSVRTLEYIKHQAQQADMAHLSDTVQRLALQSRT
- the vps35l gene encoding VPS35 endosomal protein-sorting factor-like isoform X1, translated to MAAVQWRSSVRNYHSELQRCRPEAALVDFGDYHPLKPIMVTDTKTRRGARKGSTSSSSSSSSSVPPDPLSSMLDGTDPLSMFAAASATEAPAMPHSASTADLGKKRREKEEEAVGQDFEPWSSKRGDILARFTTTERLSINLFMGSDQGKAPSPGSSAVSEKVRTRLEELDDLEEGSQKELLNLSQQDYANRIEELNQSLKEAWASDQKVKALKIVIQCSKLLSDTSVIQFYPSKFVLITDILDTFGRLVYDRIWTMCSDPQPLPDSFTVDDVNDTAKETCLNWFFKIASIRELLPRLYVETAILKCNRFLNKGGIQETLPRLTAMIRGIGDPLVAAYARAYLCRVGLEVAPHLKDSLNRNFFDLLAAFRQIGSESVQNQLVLQRVEVPEYLTLYSPAINWILQCIAYRAPEPLLTEMMERCKKLGNNSLLLNSVMRAFRPEFVAARATDFIGMIKESDEAGFPKHLLFGSLGRSLTCADPPESERLTILNEAWKVVTKVRSPQDYVNCAEIWVEFTCRHFSKREINTVLADIIKHMTPDRAFEDAYPQLQSVIGKVLAYCHDFSVLFSMERFLPFLDMFQKDSVRVEVCRSIMEIFIRHQKEPTRDPVILNAMLHICKTMHDSVNALTLEDEKRSLALLIIGFIRMVSFGRDFEQQLSFCVEARATFCNLEPVLVQLIHTVNQLAMETCRVMRGGHSRKTAAFVRACAAYSFITIPSLSSILSRLGLYLLSGQVALANQCLSQADAFLNTAVSLLPEVPRSISVEGKLRSSESFLLDFINNFLATLLVVPDHPEHGVLYLVRDLLNKVQNYTWEDNSDAKVRVYISALPLLAAMSQETFHYSIPKVDSNETLYGGDPKFLSEINKLCETLIGQILDNLKALSRDEQSTRRQGALAFSLFGVLLAHGDLRDSKLSQLVVNLWNLSHKHGCRDTRVSVRTLEYIKHQAQQADMAHLSDTVQRLALQSRT